From the genome of Pseudomonas yamanorum, one region includes:
- a CDS encoding ShlB/FhaC/HecB family hemolysin secretion/activation protein, which translates to MEHLFKSTLALCWLTLGALAQPAQAEGEPPARLVDVNEYFVRGNTVLDARAIEEAVYPFLGPQKTLADIEGARDALQKIYQERGYQSVFVELPEQKVDDGIVYLQVSETKVGRVRVVGAKHYSPVEIRDEVPGLKEGAVPDFTRVQTQLAGLNRSAGRQVTPLVREGQRPGTMDVDLQVEDQNPWHASLGLNNDYSADTKELRSVATLGYDNLWQLGHSISLTYFTAPQDSDNAKVWSGAYTAPLTDRWSLQFSGYQSDSNIATIGGSNVLGKGHSYGVSAIYSLPASGNWANSFSVGVDFKDFKEQMKFGGSTDDIPLKYAPLTFGYNGYRYTEQSQLGLGLSLVVGTRAFFGYGSDAEEFQYKRDKASPSFAVLKGDLNYTYTFGNDWQSASKAGFQLASGPLVSNEQYSAGGATSVRGYLAAERTGDEGYLLSQELRTPSLAKFLGSYVQEWRFYAFAEGARLRLHDPLPEQEDEYSLASVGLGTRASLSKWLSGSLDWGYPLLDGPNTQKQDSRLHFSVQATF; encoded by the coding sequence GTGGAGCATCTGTTCAAATCAACGCTGGCGCTGTGCTGGCTGACGCTGGGTGCACTGGCGCAACCGGCGCAGGCCGAAGGCGAGCCTCCGGCACGGCTGGTGGACGTCAACGAGTACTTCGTGCGCGGCAACACCGTGCTCGATGCCCGCGCCATCGAAGAGGCGGTGTACCCGTTCCTCGGCCCGCAAAAAACCCTCGCCGACATCGAAGGCGCCCGGGACGCCTTGCAGAAGATCTATCAGGAACGCGGCTACCAGTCGGTGTTCGTCGAACTGCCGGAGCAGAAGGTCGATGACGGTATCGTCTACCTGCAAGTCAGCGAAACCAAGGTCGGCCGCGTCCGCGTGGTCGGCGCCAAGCACTATTCGCCGGTAGAAATCCGCGACGAAGTGCCGGGCCTGAAGGAGGGCGCCGTCCCGGATTTCACCCGCGTGCAAACCCAACTGGCCGGCCTCAATCGCAGCGCCGGGCGCCAGGTCACGCCGCTGGTCCGCGAAGGCCAGCGCCCCGGCACCATGGACGTCGACCTGCAGGTGGAAGACCAGAACCCCTGGCACGCCAGCCTCGGTCTGAACAACGACTACAGCGCCGACACCAAGGAACTGCGCAGCGTTGCCACCCTGGGTTACGACAACCTCTGGCAACTGGGCCACAGCATTTCCCTGACTTACTTCACCGCGCCCCAGGACAGCGACAACGCCAAGGTCTGGTCGGGCGCCTACACCGCGCCGCTGACTGATCGCTGGAGCCTGCAGTTCTCCGGTTATCAGTCCGACAGCAACATCGCCACCATCGGCGGCAGCAACGTGTTGGGCAAGGGCCATTCCTACGGCGTGTCGGCGATCTACAGCCTGCCGGCCAGTGGCAATTGGGCCAATTCGTTCTCCGTCGGGGTCGACTTCAAGGACTTCAAGGAGCAGATGAAGTTTGGCGGCAGCACGGACGATATCCCGCTGAAGTACGCACCGCTGACCTTCGGCTACAACGGCTACCGCTACACCGAGCAGTCGCAATTGGGGCTGGGCTTGAGCCTGGTGGTGGGTACACGCGCGTTCTTCGGCTACGGCAGCGACGCCGAGGAGTTCCAGTACAAGCGCGACAAGGCCAGCCCGAGTTTTGCGGTGCTCAAGGGCGACCTGAATTACACCTACACCTTCGGCAACGACTGGCAATCGGCGTCCAAGGCCGGCTTCCAGCTGGCCTCGGGGCCGCTGGTGTCCAACGAGCAATATTCCGCCGGTGGCGCCACGTCGGTACGCGGTTATCTCGCCGCCGAGCGCACCGGCGATGAAGGCTACCTGCTCTCCCAGGAGCTGCGTACGCCTTCGCTGGCCAAGTTCCTCGGCAGTTACGTGCAGGAGTGGCGCTTCTACGCGTTTGCCGAAGGCGCGCGCCTGCGCCTGCATGACCCGCTGCCCGAGCAGGAAGACGAATACAGCCTGGCCAGTGTCGGCCTCGGCACCCGCGCCAGTTTGAGCAAGTGGTTGTCCGGCAGCCTGGATTGGGGCTACCCGCTGCTCGACGGCCCAAACACCCAGAAACAGGACTCGCGACTGCACTTCAGTGTGCAGGCGACTTTCTGA
- a CDS encoding ExbD/TolR family protein, producing MASVNASHDDDDDAPVDSINITPLVDVLMVVLVMFILTATAQVSGIQIHLPKASASVSLSEAKTKAISVNDGGQVFLDAYPVTLPELEERLRIEKALNPDFPVIVRGDAMVQYQKVIEVLDLLRRLELSQVGLVTGKPSQG from the coding sequence ATGGCTTCCGTGAATGCCTCCCACGACGATGACGATGACGCACCCGTCGACAGCATCAACATCACGCCCCTGGTGGACGTGCTGATGGTGGTGTTGGTGATGTTTATCCTCACTGCCACCGCCCAGGTCTCGGGGATCCAGATCCACCTGCCCAAGGCCAGTGCTTCGGTGTCGCTGTCCGAGGCCAAGACCAAGGCGATCTCGGTGAACGATGGCGGCCAGGTGTTTCTCGACGCTTACCCGGTGACCTTGCCGGAGCTGGAGGAACGCCTGCGCATCGAGAAAGCGCTGAACCCGGACTTCCCGGTAATCGTGCGCGGCGACGCCATGGTGCAGTACCAGAAGGTCATCGAAGTGCTCGACTTGCTGCGTCGCCTGGAGCTGTCCCAGGTCGGGCTGGTCACCGGCAAACCGAGCCAGGGCTGA
- a CDS encoding transposase: MERYSKVGMQELDQRLSKIVEAARKKPVSVYRYGAPWVWIVSQDDWQGALKEVSSYIPAGHSLVLLRPQIDEILDHHRDLLQPEPGTQIAPQTILQILLLQLLYAVPNEQQLHEQLNYNLLFRWFVGLDLNQKVWSINLLQRDIATFLNNPQAVQLIQKIIGEVFCGALLHMPEFSLNFALLHTWLARHGNTSISSN; the protein is encoded by the coding sequence ATGGAACGTTACTCGAAAGTCGGCATGCAGGAGCTCGACCAGCGCCTGTCAAAGATCGTCGAAGCCGCGCGCAAAAAACCGGTCTCGGTCTACCGCTATGGCGCACCGTGGGTATGGATCGTCTCCCAGGACGACTGGCAAGGCGCCCTCAAGGAAGTCTCCAGCTACATCCCCGCAGGCCATTCACTGGTCCTGCTACGCCCGCAGATCGACGAAATCCTCGACCACCACCGCGACCTGCTCCAGCCCGAACCCGGCACCCAGATCGCCCCGCAAACCATCTTGCAGATCCTGCTGCTGCAACTCCTGTACGCGGTCCCCAACGAACAGCAACTGCATGAACAACTCAACTACAACCTGCTGTTCCGCTGGTTCGTCGGCCTCGACCTCAATCAGAAAGTCTGGAGCATCAACCTCCTGCAACGCGACATCGCCACGTTCCTGAATAACCCGCAGGCGGTGCAGTTGATCCAGAAAATCATCGGTGAAGTGTTCTGTGGCGCCTTGCTGCACATGCCGGAGTTCTCCCTGAACTTCGCCCTGCTGCACACCTGGCTCGCCCGGCACGGCAACACCTCGATATCCAGCAATTGA
- a CDS encoding tyrosinase family protein codes for MIVAKPTWATDIHGLFSAPYWIPPAQRAAVAASWVGCMNAYFVFLEDPASVKTWSETIYQHLASRSMPLTLDQQQFWPIDALETFRLWVNQGWRLTPSSPFDIAERIPPPDLPHPVKRVRQDIRALTQEQLNLYRSRLDDVMQVSDPDSGSPWQRYAYIHTNWCLHYQEAFALWHRAYLLYLEALIDCPIPYWDWMAADASVDGSPQAGLPQAFLDETYVHPHTGEVRPNPLRYAAAKDGSSKVCARGDVNGVDCRFVQRNPLFYTHGEPFRRERTELYAMSRIFQQQVVDALKFTSFSQPQGVPGYPWANIPVFDPPQKDDLYPNRALNFDGLYEQPHDNYHGWIGGDMADNAYTAFDPVFSSYHANIDRMLEVWIRANPAAQYTTQCLLQPFAGSEASTVTFTSADAWRYTTLGDMAQDSRHIGYDYGTPVAPQFGATKAAAKACCQHSSAPASATGNAAGLGPWVVFDHVRCTHDTYLIDVFLNQPDATPQQVSADNPHYVGRFSRIGMGLVDDKGRCITHGVSRALNAARNASALNLRPTDATQLSVVVTHLDSARVLTPQEYAPLPGFIAQLVWDDPRQAITGPAPSAGCCSASTHTTPGESP; via the coding sequence ATGATAGTCGCGAAACCGACATGGGCCACCGACATCCACGGCCTCTTCAGCGCCCCCTACTGGATACCGCCCGCCCAACGCGCCGCCGTCGCCGCCTCCTGGGTGGGCTGCATGAACGCCTACTTCGTGTTCCTCGAAGACCCCGCCTCGGTCAAGACCTGGTCCGAAACCATCTACCAGCACCTGGCCTCCCGCAGCATGCCGCTGACCCTCGACCAGCAACAATTCTGGCCCATCGATGCCCTGGAAACCTTCAGGCTGTGGGTCAACCAGGGCTGGCGCCTGACCCCCAGTTCACCGTTCGACATCGCCGAGCGCATTCCCCCGCCCGACCTGCCCCACCCGGTCAAACGGGTGCGTCAGGACATTCGCGCCCTGACACAGGAACAACTGAACCTGTACCGCTCACGTCTGGATGACGTGATGCAGGTAAGCGACCCCGACAGCGGTTCGCCCTGGCAGCGCTACGCGTATATCCATACCAACTGGTGCCTGCATTACCAGGAAGCGTTTGCCCTGTGGCACCGGGCCTATCTGCTGTACCTCGAAGCACTGATCGACTGCCCGATTCCCTATTGGGACTGGATGGCCGCAGACGCCAGTGTCGACGGCAGCCCCCAGGCCGGTTTGCCCCAGGCGTTTCTCGATGAAACCTACGTGCACCCGCACACCGGTGAGGTCCGGCCGAACCCGCTGCGCTATGCGGCGGCCAAGGACGGTAGCTCGAAGGTGTGTGCCAGGGGTGATGTCAACGGCGTGGACTGCCGCTTCGTGCAACGCAACCCGCTGTTTTATACCCACGGCGAGCCGTTCCGGCGGGAACGCACCGAGTTGTATGCCATGAGCCGGATTTTCCAGCAGCAGGTGGTCGATGCACTGAAGTTCACCTCGTTCAGCCAACCCCAAGGCGTACCGGGTTATCCATGGGCGAATATTCCGGTATTTGACCCGCCGCAAAAAGATGACCTGTACCCCAATCGTGCCCTGAATTTCGACGGGCTCTACGAGCAACCCCACGACAACTATCACGGCTGGATCGGCGGTGACATGGCCGACAACGCCTACACCGCATTCGACCCGGTGTTCAGCTCCTACCACGCCAATATCGACCGGATGCTGGAGGTCTGGATCCGTGCCAACCCGGCGGCGCAGTACACCACCCAATGCCTGCTCCAGCCGTTCGCCGGGAGTGAGGCCAGCACCGTGACCTTCACCAGCGCCGATGCCTGGCGCTACACCACCCTCGGTGACATGGCCCAGGACAGCCGCCATATCGGCTACGACTACGGCACGCCCGTCGCCCCACAGTTTGGCGCGACCAAAGCGGCTGCAAAGGCGTGCTGCCAACACAGTTCGGCACCCGCCTCGGCCACCGGCAACGCGGCCGGGCTCGGGCCGTGGGTGGTGTTCGACCATGTGCGCTGCACCCACGACACCTACCTGATCGACGTATTCCTCAACCAGCCCGACGCCACGCCGCAGCAGGTGAGTGCCGACAATCCGCACTATGTCGGGCGTTTCAGTCGCATCGGCATGGGCCTGGTGGATGACAAGGGCCGCTGCATCACCCACGGCGTGTCCCGCGCGCTGAACGCCGCGCGTAATGCCAGCGCGCTGAACCTTCGCCCCACTGACGCCACGCAGTTATCCGTGGTGGTGACCCATCTCGATAGTGCCCGGGTGTTGACGCCGCAAGAGTACGCGCCGCTGCCAGGCTTTATCGCCCAACTGGTGTGGGACGACCCGCGCCAGGCCATCACCGGTCCTGCCCCCAGTGCCGGTTGCTGCTCTGCTTCCACCCACACGACACCTGGAGAATCGCCATGA
- a CDS encoding Lrp/AsnC family transcriptional regulator, translated as MDLKILGKLQRDCSQSLELLSDSVGLSSTSCYRRIRRLESVGIIKAKVAVLDERKLGIQVTAFFLIKLDRDSNDIDRKMQHILASHPEIQDCYLLTGEFDFVMVAKFRDATEYTDYIYRFLDIYRDIPIRTYSSTLVVRTVKKSYELPLPGSLV; from the coding sequence ATGGATTTGAAGATTCTGGGGAAGTTGCAAAGGGATTGCAGTCAGAGTCTGGAGTTGTTGAGTGACAGTGTCGGGCTGTCTTCGACCAGTTGTTACCGGCGTATCAGGCGATTGGAGAGTGTCGGGATTATCAAGGCGAAGGTGGCGGTGCTGGATGAGCGCAAGCTTGGGATTCAGGTCACGGCGTTCTTCCTGATTAAGCTTGATAGGGACAGTAATGATATCGACCGCAAGATGCAGCATATCCTGGCGAGTCATCCGGAGATCCAGGACTGTTATTTGCTGACCGGGGAGTTTGATTTTGTGATGGTGGCGAAGTTTCGGGATGCCACTGAGTACACTGATTATATCTATCGGTTTTTAGACATTTATCGGGATATTCCGATTCGTACTTATTCGTCTACTTTGGTGGTCAGGACGGTTAAGAAGTCTTATGAGTTGCCGTTGCCGGGGTCTTTGGTTTGA
- a CDS encoding coiled-coil domain-containing 22 family protein — MNTRICGLLLLLVTTGASAEGMEERLRTQLRSTTQQLQALQSEQAQASAARIAAETQAKQAQAQIKQLTAELEKSRGVAEQLVGQQQNLHSQAQAQVAASNEQVGKFKKAYEDLLVIARGKETERARLQAQLTERDTQVQQCSAKNQQMYGVAQQLLSAYEKIDVADVMSIRQPFASSTRVKFEELAQGFGDGLYLNRFDAPQTVTNH, encoded by the coding sequence ATGAACACGCGAATTTGCGGCCTGCTTTTGCTGCTCGTCACCACCGGCGCTTCGGCTGAAGGCATGGAGGAGCGCCTGCGCACCCAACTGCGCAGCACCACCCAGCAGTTGCAGGCGCTGCAAAGCGAGCAGGCCCAGGCCAGTGCCGCGCGTATCGCCGCCGAAACCCAGGCCAAGCAGGCTCAGGCGCAGATCAAGCAACTGACCGCCGAGCTGGAAAAGTCCCGGGGCGTGGCTGAGCAACTGGTCGGCCAGCAACAGAACCTGCACAGCCAGGCCCAGGCTCAGGTGGCCGCCAGCAATGAACAGGTGGGCAAGTTCAAGAAAGCCTATGAAGATTTGCTGGTGATCGCCCGGGGCAAAGAAACCGAGCGGGCGCGCTTGCAGGCGCAACTTACGGAACGTGACACACAAGTGCAGCAATGTTCAGCCAAGAATCAACAGATGTACGGCGTGGCCCAGCAATTGCTGAGCGCCTACGAAAAAATCGACGTGGCCGACGTGATGAGCATCCGCCAACCGTTCGCCAGCAGCACCCGGGTCAAGTTCGAGGAACTCGCCCAGGGTTTTGGTGATGGTCTATACCTTAATCGGTTCGATGCTCCACAGACCGTCACTAATCATTGA
- a CDS encoding energy transducer TonB family protein — translation MTAQMPITPTPLKNKPPLRPLKWGIGLLLGAVAAWFLWQWANDMSGVRREAPKVPTIIPLPPPPPPPPEKPKEPEPEVQEKVPEPEPTPTPDEVKPEEEAPPSPADDLANPMQIDGDAQSGNDGFNIGAGKGGGMAGSGGGGLGTGTFKQYLAGVFQRLLREDPELRKKAYTVQADLWLSADGEVTRVELAKSSGDTETDAQVLAALRATPRLKERAPASLTLPVRLSLKGRRPD, via the coding sequence ATGACCGCACAGATGCCGATCACGCCGACGCCGCTGAAGAACAAGCCGCCGTTACGCCCGCTGAAGTGGGGCATTGGCCTGCTGCTGGGGGCCGTGGCTGCCTGGTTTCTCTGGCAATGGGCCAATGACATGAGTGGCGTGCGCCGTGAAGCGCCCAAGGTGCCGACGATTATTCCGCTGCCGCCACCGCCACCACCGCCGCCGGAAAAACCCAAGGAACCGGAGCCCGAGGTGCAGGAGAAAGTCCCCGAGCCGGAGCCCACGCCAACCCCGGATGAGGTCAAGCCCGAGGAAGAAGCACCGCCTTCACCGGCGGACGACCTGGCCAACCCGATGCAGATCGACGGCGACGCGCAGTCCGGCAATGACGGTTTCAACATCGGTGCCGGCAAGGGCGGCGGCATGGCCGGTTCTGGCGGTGGCGGCCTGGGGACCGGGACGTTCAAGCAGTACCTGGCTGGGGTGTTCCAGCGCCTGCTGCGGGAAGACCCGGAGTTGCGCAAGAAGGCCTACACGGTGCAGGCCGACCTGTGGCTGAGCGCAGACGGCGAGGTGACCCGCGTGGAGCTGGCCAAGTCCAGCGGCGACACCGAGACCGACGCTCAGGTGTTGGCCGCATTGCGCGCCACACCGCGCCTGAAGGAACGCGCACCCGCGTCATTGACCCTGCCGGTACGCCTGTCCCTCAAGGGCCGGCGCCCGGATTGA
- a CDS encoding DUF2341 domain-containing protein yields the protein MQRLFLSLLICLGFALPATAHAWWQDDWHYRKQITVDTTSQGAAISQALGRTALLVRLHTGNFTFDGVKDDGADLRFVSADDKTVFNHQIESFDPLMGMALIWVDVPKVEGGQRQDLWMYYGNQKASATANGQLTFDPNYTALYHFDGANGTPPRDTTAYGNTAVNATGASIDGVIGRALQFSGQPLLLPASPSLQHVAGGAFTFSAWLRLDQAGGEQLIMARREGAHSLLLGLNQGMPFIEIDGQRAVSTQPLNPGQWQHLAFTAEGDKVSLYVNGRETATLAVAMPAFNSQLVIGADLPEATGGHLPFTGAMDELRLSKVARPAALLLADATAQGAESKLVTYGVDEEQSGFGFGSLGFLLKAVPVDAWVIILVLVGMMFQSWFIMIRKNRQVSRVSAANDLFREEFAQIGTRLEMYYDDALLAERLTHSSLWRLYRVAVKEIRTRRAQGADTSSVSAATIEAIRCSMDGVRTRENQQLGAKLSTLSNAIAGGPYIGLLGTVLGIMVVFLGTAMAGDVNINAIAPGMAAALLATAMGLFVAIPALFGYNRLITRNKEVSADMRVFVDEFITRLAEMHGESQHSEAAHRRDHHAHVPA from the coding sequence ATGCAACGCCTATTTCTGAGCCTGTTGATCTGCCTGGGCTTCGCGCTCCCGGCCACCGCCCACGCCTGGTGGCAGGACGATTGGCACTACCGTAAACAGATCACAGTGGACACCACCTCCCAGGGCGCAGCCATCAGCCAGGCCCTGGGCCGTACCGCGTTGCTGGTGCGCCTGCACACCGGCAACTTCACCTTTGACGGGGTCAAGGACGACGGCGCCGACCTGCGCTTTGTCAGCGCCGATGACAAGACCGTGTTCAACCACCAGATCGAAAGTTTCGACCCGCTGATGGGCATGGCGCTGATCTGGGTCGATGTGCCCAAGGTCGAAGGCGGCCAGCGCCAGGACCTGTGGATGTACTACGGCAACCAGAAGGCTTCGGCCACTGCCAACGGCCAACTGACTTTCGACCCGAATTACACCGCGCTCTATCACTTCGACGGCGCCAACGGCACGCCGCCCCGGGACACCACGGCCTATGGCAACACCGCCGTGAACGCCACCGGTGCGAGCATCGACGGGGTGATCGGTCGTGCGTTGCAGTTCAGTGGCCAGCCGTTGCTGTTGCCGGCCAGCCCGTCGCTGCAACACGTCGCGGGCGGTGCGTTTACCTTCAGTGCCTGGCTGCGCCTGGACCAGGCCGGCGGCGAGCAACTGATCATGGCCCGTCGCGAGGGCGCTCACAGCCTGTTGCTGGGCTTGAACCAGGGCATGCCGTTTATTGAAATCGACGGCCAGCGCGCCGTCTCGACCCAGCCGCTGAACCCGGGCCAATGGCAGCACCTGGCGTTCACCGCCGAGGGCGACAAGGTCTCGCTGTACGTCAACGGCCGTGAGACGGCGACCCTCGCAGTGGCGATGCCGGCGTTCAATTCGCAACTGGTGATCGGTGCCGATTTGCCGGAAGCCACCGGCGGTCACCTGCCGTTTACCGGAGCCATGGACGAGCTGCGCCTGTCCAAGGTCGCGCGCCCGGCAGCGCTGTTGCTGGCCGATGCCACCGCCCAGGGCGCCGAGTCGAAACTGGTGACTTATGGCGTGGATGAAGAACAGTCGGGCTTCGGTTTCGGCAGCCTGGGTTTCCTGCTCAAGGCGGTGCCGGTGGACGCCTGGGTGATCATCCTGGTGCTGGTGGGGATGATGTTCCAGTCGTGGTTCATCATGATTCGCAAGAACCGCCAGGTCAGCCGCGTGAGTGCCGCCAACGATCTCTTCCGCGAGGAGTTCGCGCAGATCGGTACGCGCCTGGAGATGTACTACGACGACGCGTTGCTGGCTGAGCGCCTGACCCATTCCTCGCTGTGGCGCCTGTACCGGGTCGCGGTCAAGGAAATTCGCACCCGCCGGGCCCAGGGCGCCGACACCTCGTCGGTCTCGGCAGCCACCATCGAAGCCATCCGCTGCTCCATGGACGGCGTGCGCACCCGGGAAAACCAGCAACTCGGCGCCAAGTTGTCGACCCTGTCCAACGCCATCGCCGGTGGCCCGTATATCGGCCTGCTCGGCACCGTGCTGGGGATCATGGTGGTGTTCCTCGGCACGGCGATGGCCGGTGACGTGAACATTAACGCCATCGCTCCGGGCATGGCGGCGGCCCTGCTGGCCACGGCCATGGGCCTGTTTGTCGCGATCCCGGCGCTGTTTGGCTACAACCGCCTGATTACCCGCAACAAGGAAGTCAGCGCCGACATGCGTGTGTTCGTCGACGAGTTCATCACCCGCCTGGCGGAGATGCACGGCGAGAGCCAGCACAGTGAAGCGGCGCACCGTCGCGACCACCACGCCCACGTCCCGGCCTGA
- a CDS encoding YbjN domain-containing protein, with the protein MSDVQLITSVTPHALTELLQEAGYRVNHTEQNGIVQLLSASQGIGFAVRFGNPAVEQGSYVDFTYSCALRVQGELPEGLAQVWNASRRFARLSLQGEFLLMEMDVVAAGVGAPYLRNQLELWDRLLQEFIVYLREYSQQAAQLQAQAQAAPTPAVDAREEAPAL; encoded by the coding sequence ATGAGCGACGTACAACTGATCACCAGCGTGACCCCGCATGCCTTGACCGAGCTGCTGCAGGAGGCCGGCTACCGGGTCAACCACACCGAGCAGAACGGTATCGTGCAATTGCTCAGCGCCAGCCAGGGCATTGGCTTTGCCGTGCGTTTCGGCAACCCGGCGGTAGAGCAGGGCAGCTACGTGGACTTCACCTACAGCTGCGCGCTGCGGGTGCAGGGCGAGTTGCCCGAGGGTTTGGCCCAGGTCTGGAACGCTTCCCGGCGTTTTGCCCGCTTGTCGTTGCAGGGTGAGTTCCTGCTGATGGAGATGGACGTGGTGGCCGCCGGCGTGGGCGCCCCGTACCTGCGCAACCAGCTGGAACTGTGGGACCGGCTGCTGCAGGAATTCATCGTCTACCTGCGTGAATACAGCCAGCAAGCCGCACAGCTTCAGGCCCAGGCCCAGGCCGCCCCCACGCCTGCCGTCGATGCCCGTGAAGAGGCGCCTGCCCTGTGA
- a CDS encoding putative porin, with translation MISHVNRLTLAVGMVIATLVGQATAATAAPSENATINLIRLLVQQGVLKQEQADGLIAQAEKEAQQARQASTSTAVAAGPTAAPGDVRVQYVPAAVRDQIRDQVKAEVMATAKQENWAQPNTFPDWVSRISFDGDIRLRDESRYFSGNNSNEIVDYAKLNQNGPYDVNKNTNTQLPPLLNTREDRENLFRLRARLGMKAVISPEWTAGIRLGTGNDNNPVSTTQTLGGGFGKKDIWLDQGYLTWKTTDYMTLTAGRFANPFYSTDMMYSGDLNFDGVAAIFNHKLNSDWGLFGTLGAFPVEYSPDTATTNGFDKDESENKWMFGGQIGADWKINRSNSLKGSMAYYHFGDIQGERSSPCSPWAGQPACDTDGTRLAFMQKGNSVFLLRDIAPNPATPGLTPQPQFVGLASKFNVLDLNLAWDSELPEDLKLRSQTNFIHNLAYDKGEMLKRSEGQIVNNLNSDGQFESGGNALLVQFTLGSALEMRRKGDWNVLAGYKYIQPDALPDGFNDSSFHLGGTNAKGYFIGANYGLDKNIYASARWLSASEVYGAPFEVDVMQLELNTRF, from the coding sequence ATGATTTCCCACGTGAATCGATTGACCCTGGCGGTCGGCATGGTCATCGCGACCCTGGTCGGCCAGGCGACGGCAGCCACGGCCGCGCCTTCGGAAAACGCCACGATCAACCTGATCCGCCTGCTGGTGCAGCAAGGTGTGCTCAAGCAGGAACAGGCCGACGGGCTGATCGCCCAGGCTGAAAAAGAAGCCCAGCAGGCACGCCAGGCCAGCACCTCCACAGCAGTAGCGGCAGGTCCAACTGCGGCCCCCGGCGATGTGCGGGTGCAGTACGTGCCGGCAGCGGTGCGCGACCAGATTCGCGACCAGGTCAAGGCCGAGGTCATGGCCACCGCCAAGCAGGAAAACTGGGCCCAGCCCAACACCTTTCCGGACTGGGTCTCGCGCATCAGCTTCGACGGCGACATTCGCCTGCGGGATGAGTCGCGCTATTTCTCGGGCAACAACAGCAACGAAATCGTCGATTACGCCAAGCTCAATCAAAACGGGCCCTACGACGTCAACAAGAACACCAACACCCAACTGCCGCCGTTGCTCAACACCCGCGAAGACCGCGAAAACCTGTTCCGCCTGCGCGCCCGCCTGGGCATGAAGGCCGTGATCTCGCCCGAATGGACCGCCGGGATTCGCCTTGGCACCGGCAACGACAACAACCCGGTGTCCACCACCCAAACGTTGGGCGGCGGCTTTGGCAAGAAAGACATCTGGCTCGACCAGGGTTACCTCACCTGGAAAACCACCGACTACATGACCCTGACCGCCGGGCGCTTCGCCAACCCGTTTTATTCCACCGACATGATGTATTCCGGCGACCTCAACTTCGACGGTGTGGCGGCGATCTTCAACCACAAGCTCAACAGCGACTGGGGCCTGTTCGGCACCCTCGGCGCATTCCCGGTGGAGTACAGCCCCGACACGGCCACCACCAACGGTTTCGACAAGGACGAGAGTGAAAACAAATGGATGTTCGGCGGGCAGATCGGCGCCGACTGGAAGATCAACCGCAGCAACAGCCTGAAAGGCTCGATGGCCTACTACCACTTCGGTGACATCCAGGGCGAACGCTCCAGCCCTTGCTCGCCGTGGGCCGGCCAGCCGGCGTGCGACACCGACGGCACGCGCCTGGCTTTCATGCAGAAGGGCAACAGCGTATTCCTGCTGCGGGACATCGCCCCCAACCCGGCGACACCGGGCCTGACCCCGCAACCGCAATTCGTCGGCCTGGCGTCCAAGTTCAATGTGCTGGACCTGAACCTGGCGTGGGACAGCGAGCTGCCGGAAGACCTCAAGCTGCGCAGCCAGACCAACTTCATTCACAACCTGGCCTACGACAAGGGCGAGATGCTCAAGCGCAGCGAAGGCCAGATCGTCAACAACCTCAACAGCGACGGCCAGTTTGAAAGCGGCGGCAACGCATTGCTGGTGCAGTTCACCCTCGGCAGTGCGCTGGAGATGCGCAGGAAGGGCGACTGGAACGTGCTGGCCGGCTACAAATACATCCAGCCGGATGCCTTGCCGGACGGCTTCAACGACTCCTCCTTCCACCTCGGCGGCACCAACGCCAAGGGCTATTTCATCGGTGCCAACTACGGCCTCGACAAGAACATCTACGCCAGCGCCCGTTGGCTCAGCGCCTCCGAAGTCTATGGCGCGCCGTTTGAAGTGGATGTCATGCAACTGGAACTCAACACGCGCTTCTGA